From Gordonia crocea, the proteins below share one genomic window:
- a CDS encoding homoserine dehydrogenase: MGNVGAEVVRIITENAEDLRARIGASLVLRGVAVRDLERGRGIDRALLTDDPAALVRRDDVDIVIEVLGGIEPPRELIRTALQQGKSVVTANKALLAEYTGELATAAAEANVDLYFEAAVAGAIPVVRPLMQSLAGDKVQRVAGIVNGTTNFILSAMAETGADYDEALAEAGRLGYAEADPTADVEGYDAAAKAAILASIAFHSRVTAADVYREGISSVTAEDLASAAKFDCTVKLLSICERVVGDDGRERISARVYPALIPLSHPLATVSGAYNAVVVEAVDAGRLMFYGQGAGGAPTASAVMGDVVMAARNKVYSGRGPLESTYASLPVMPIAQVPTRYYVAMNVVDRPGVLETIAGEFAKHGVSIAAVRQEGGADATRLIVITHRAPDGALAETVSALENMEAVTAVSSVLRMEGTHE, translated from the coding sequence ATGGGCAACGTGGGCGCCGAAGTCGTGCGGATCATCACCGAGAACGCCGAGGACCTGCGCGCCCGCATCGGCGCCTCGCTGGTCCTGCGCGGCGTCGCGGTCCGCGACCTCGAGCGGGGGCGGGGGATCGACCGCGCCCTGTTGACCGACGACCCGGCCGCACTGGTGCGGCGCGACGACGTCGACATCGTCATCGAGGTCCTCGGTGGGATCGAACCGCCGCGCGAGCTCATCCGCACCGCCCTGCAACAGGGGAAATCGGTGGTGACCGCCAACAAGGCGCTGCTCGCCGAGTACACCGGCGAGCTGGCCACCGCGGCGGCGGAGGCGAACGTCGACCTGTACTTCGAAGCCGCCGTCGCCGGGGCGATCCCGGTGGTGCGCCCGCTGATGCAGTCGTTGGCCGGGGACAAGGTGCAGCGCGTCGCCGGCATCGTCAACGGCACCACGAACTTCATCCTCTCCGCGATGGCCGAGACCGGTGCCGACTACGACGAGGCGCTGGCCGAGGCGGGCCGCCTGGGCTACGCCGAGGCCGACCCGACCGCCGACGTCGAGGGCTATGACGCCGCCGCCAAGGCCGCGATCCTCGCATCGATCGCCTTCCACAGCCGGGTGACCGCCGCCGACGTCTACCGCGAGGGCATCTCGTCGGTGACCGCCGAGGATTTGGCCAGCGCCGCCAAGTTCGATTGCACGGTCAAGCTGCTGTCGATCTGCGAACGCGTCGTCGGGGACGACGGCCGCGAGCGCATCTCGGCCCGGGTCTATCCCGCGCTCATCCCGCTGTCGCACCCGTTGGCGACGGTGAGCGGCGCCTACAACGCCGTCGTCGTCGAAGCCGTCGACGCCGGCCGCCTGATGTTCTACGGCCAGGGCGCCGGCGGAGCGCCGACCGCGTCGGCGGTCATGGGCGACGTCGTGATGGCCGCGCGCAACAAGGTGTACTCCGGTCGCGGACCGCTGGAGTCGACGTATGCGTCGCTGCCGGTCATGCCGATCGCCCAGGTCCCGACCCGCTACTACGTCGCGATGAACGTGGTCGACCGGCCGGGTGTCTTGGAGACCATCGCCGGCGAGTTCGCCAAGCACGGCGTGAGCATTGCCGCCGTCCGCCAGGAGGGCGGCGCCGACGCGACCCGGTTGATCGTGATCACCCACCGCGCGCCGGATGGGGCACTGGCCGAGACGGTATCGGCATTGGAAAACATGGAAGCGGTGACCGCGGTGTCCTCGGTTCTGCGGATGGAGGGAACCCATGAGTAA
- the thrC gene encoding threonine synthase, with the protein MSKHVHQAWPGLIEAYRDRMPVEDDWTIVTLLEGATPLIKANHLSEITGCEVYLKVEGLNPTGSFKDRGMTMAVTTALNHGKRAVLCASTGNTSASAAAYATRAGMTCAVLIPEGKIAMGKLAQAVMHGAKIIQVQGNFDDCLELARKVTADFTEIELVNSVNPARIEGQKTAAFEIVDVLGRAPDVHALPVGNAGNITAYWKGYTEYRADGLSDSLPRMLGVQAAGAAPLVNGAPVANPETIATAIRIGAPASWNQAVAAKDESGGQFRAATDEKLLEAYRLVAGRDGVFVEPASAASVAGLLAARADGWIEAGSTVVCTVTGNGLKDPDTALLGMPEVSAIPVDPGAVADALGVG; encoded by the coding sequence ATGAGTAAGCATGTGCACCAGGCCTGGCCGGGCCTGATCGAGGCCTACCGCGACCGGATGCCGGTTGAGGACGACTGGACCATTGTGACCCTGCTGGAGGGGGCAACGCCTCTCATCAAGGCCAACCACCTGTCCGAGATCACCGGGTGCGAGGTCTATCTGAAGGTCGAGGGCCTCAACCCGACCGGGTCGTTCAAGGACCGCGGGATGACGATGGCGGTCACCACCGCCCTCAACCACGGCAAGCGCGCGGTGCTCTGCGCGTCTACCGGCAACACCTCCGCGTCGGCCGCCGCCTACGCGACCCGCGCCGGCATGACCTGCGCGGTGCTGATCCCCGAGGGCAAGATCGCCATGGGCAAGCTCGCCCAGGCCGTCATGCACGGCGCGAAGATCATCCAAGTCCAGGGCAACTTCGACGACTGTCTCGAGCTGGCCCGCAAGGTGACCGCCGACTTCACCGAGATCGAGTTGGTGAACTCGGTCAATCCGGCACGCATCGAGGGCCAGAAGACGGCGGCGTTCGAGATCGTCGACGTGCTGGGCCGGGCCCCTGACGTGCATGCCCTGCCGGTCGGTAACGCCGGCAACATCACCGCGTATTGGAAGGGCTACACCGAATACCGCGCCGATGGCTTGAGTGATTCGCTGCCGCGGATGCTCGGCGTGCAGGCGGCCGGTGCCGCGCCGCTGGTCAACGGTGCGCCGGTGGCCAACCCGGAGACGATCGCCACCGCGATCCGGATCGGTGCGCCGGCCAGCTGGAACCAGGCCGTGGCCGCCAAGGACGAGTCGGGCGGGCAGTTCCGCGCGGCCACCGACGAGAAGCTGTTGGAGGCCTACCGCCTGGTGGCGGGCCGCGACGGGGTGTTCGTCGAGCCCGCGTCGGCGGCCTCGGTGGCCGGGTTGCTCGCCGCCCGCGCCGACGGTTGGATCGAGGCCGGGTCGACGGTGGTCTGCACCGTCACCGGCAACGGGCTCAAGGACCCCGACACCGCGCTGCTCGGCATGCCCGAGGTCTCGGCCATCCCGGTCGACCCGGGTGCGGTCGCCGATGCGCTGGGGGTCGGTTGA
- the thrB gene encoding homoserine kinase, with amino-acid sequence MTKLLPPGLRVAVRVPASSANLGPGFDCLGLALGIYDDVTVTTLDRPGVQVSVTGEGAESVPLDHTHLVARAIERGLARGGAAAVGLEVACVNAIPHSRGVGSSASAVVSGLVAASGLLGAAAETLGAQPLSDGELVQLSAEFEGHPDNAAASVLGGAVVTWTEGSGDDTRYSARRLAIDPRIRATAFISHAESSTSQTRGLLPDTVPRRDAVFNLSRTALAVHALTREPELLLDATEDRLHQEYRAQALASSTELVADLRAAGFAATISGAGPTVLVLHTADIPAGLADRDGFTMVETAISDGPTVVADR; translated from the coding sequence ATGACCAAGCTGCTTCCGCCCGGACTGCGGGTCGCCGTGCGCGTCCCGGCGTCCAGTGCCAACCTGGGGCCCGGGTTCGACTGCCTCGGCCTGGCGCTGGGGATCTACGACGACGTCACCGTCACCACGCTCGACCGGCCCGGCGTCCAGGTGTCGGTCACCGGCGAGGGGGCGGAGTCGGTGCCGCTGGACCACACCCACCTCGTGGCGCGGGCGATCGAGCGCGGGCTGGCCCGCGGCGGTGCCGCCGCGGTCGGCCTGGAGGTGGCCTGCGTCAACGCCATTCCGCATTCGCGCGGCGTCGGCTCGTCGGCGTCGGCAGTGGTATCGGGGTTGGTCGCAGCCTCGGGACTGCTCGGCGCGGCAGCGGAAACGCTTGGAGCGCAACCGCTTTCCGATGGCGAACTGGTCCAGCTGTCTGCCGAGTTCGAAGGACATCCCGACAACGCCGCCGCCAGTGTGTTGGGCGGCGCGGTGGTCACCTGGACCGAGGGGAGCGGGGACGACACGCGCTACAGCGCCCGGCGCCTCGCGATCGATCCGCGGATCCGTGCCACCGCTTTCATCTCGCACGCCGAATCGTCGACGTCGCAGACCCGCGGGCTGCTGCCCGACACGGTGCCGCGCCGTGATGCGGTGTTCAACCTGAGCCGCACCGCGCTCGCGGTCCACGCGTTGACCCGCGAGCCCGAGTTGCTGTTGGACGCCACCGAGGACCGCCTCCACCAGGAGTACCGTGCCCAGGCGCTGGCGTCGTCGACCGAGTTGGTCGCCGACCTGCGTGCAGCGGGTTTCGCCGCGACGATCTCCGGTGCCGGCCCGACGGTGCTCGTGCTGCACACCGCCGACATCCCGGCGGGCCTGGCCGACCGGGACGGGTTCACGATGGTCGAAACGGCGATCAGCGACGGTCCGACGGTGGTGGCGGACCGCTGA
- the rho gene encoding transcription termination factor Rho, whose protein sequence is MTETDLTTAPVTVSAPVEALSAPAADAPTSRAKSGLSAMVLPELRSLASGLGIKGASGMRKGDLISAIKERQGGGAPKAQTAESAPKADSALQAESAPKTESAPKTESAPKTESAPKTESAPKTESAPVSDDAPRADTGRSDEPKAQDGGEAKAKDANDDAGSKDGQGGNRNRNRNRNRDGGEQGSGQGNQNSQNNQGGQNNQGGQGNQNRRDDDGEGGRGRRNRRFRERNRRGGRDRDAEPQLSEDDVVAPVAGILDVLDNYAFVRTSGYLAGPNDVYVSMNLVRRYGLRRGDAITGAVKVPREGEQQGGGNQNNRQKFNPLVRLDTVNGSDPEAARKRPDFNKLTPLYPNERLRLETTTERLDTRVIDLIMPIGKGQRALIVSPPKAGKTTILQDIANAIATNNPECHLMVVLVDERPEEVTDMQRSVKGEVIASTFDRPPSDHTSVSELAIERAKRLVEQGKDVVVLLDSITRLGRAYNNASPASGRILSGGVDSTALYPPKRFLGAARNIEHGGSLTIIASALVETGSTGDTVIFEEFKGTGNAELKLDRKIAERRVFPAVDVNLSSTRKDELLLSPEEFSIVHKLRRVLSGLDSHQAIDLLISQLKKTKNNVEFLMQVQKNTPGALNDND, encoded by the coding sequence GTGACTGAAACGGATCTCACCACGGCACCGGTTACGGTTTCGGCCCCGGTGGAGGCGCTGTCCGCGCCGGCCGCCGACGCTCCCACCTCCCGCGCCAAGAGCGGCCTGTCGGCCATGGTGCTGCCGGAGCTGCGCTCGCTGGCCAGCGGCCTGGGCATCAAGGGTGCCTCGGGTATGCGCAAGGGCGATTTGATCAGCGCGATCAAGGAGCGCCAGGGCGGCGGTGCCCCCAAGGCGCAGACCGCCGAATCGGCCCCGAAGGCCGACAGCGCTCTTCAGGCTGAGAGCGCCCCTAAGACCGAGAGCGCTCCCAAGACCGAGAGTGCCCCCAAGACCGAGAGTGCCCCCAAGACCGAGAGTGCCCCCAAGACCGAGAGTGCCCCCGTCTCCGACGACGCACCCCGGGCCGACACCGGCCGATCCGACGAGCCCAAGGCCCAGGATGGCGGCGAGGCGAAGGCCAAGGACGCCAACGACGACGCCGGGTCGAAAGACGGGCAGGGCGGCAACCGCAACCGGAACCGTAACCGCAACCGCGACGGCGGTGAGCAGGGCAGCGGCCAGGGCAACCAGAACAGCCAGAACAACCAGGGCGGCCAGAACAACCAGGGCGGCCAGGGCAACCAGAACCGTCGCGACGACGACGGCGAGGGCGGTCGTGGCCGTCGCAACCGGCGATTCCGCGAGCGGAACCGCCGCGGCGGTCGTGACCGCGACGCCGAGCCGCAGCTGTCCGAGGACGACGTCGTCGCCCCGGTCGCCGGCATCCTCGACGTCCTGGACAACTACGCCTTCGTGCGCACCTCCGGCTACCTGGCCGGCCCCAACGACGTCTACGTGTCGATGAACCTGGTGCGCCGATACGGCTTGCGCCGCGGCGACGCGATCACCGGTGCGGTCAAGGTGCCGCGCGAGGGTGAGCAGCAGGGCGGCGGCAACCAGAACAACCGGCAGAAGTTCAACCCGCTGGTGCGCCTGGACACCGTGAACGGCAGCGATCCGGAGGCCGCGCGCAAGCGCCCGGACTTCAACAAGCTCACCCCGCTCTACCCGAACGAGCGGCTGCGCCTGGAGACGACCACCGAGCGCCTCGACACCCGAGTCATCGACCTGATCATGCCGATCGGCAAGGGGCAGCGCGCGCTGATCGTGTCGCCGCCCAAGGCCGGTAAGACGACGATCCTGCAGGACATCGCGAACGCGATCGCCACCAACAACCCCGAGTGCCACCTCATGGTCGTGCTGGTCGACGAGCGCCCCGAAGAGGTCACCGACATGCAGCGCAGCGTGAAGGGTGAGGTCATCGCCTCGACCTTCGACCGCCCGCCGTCAGACCACACCAGCGTGTCCGAACTCGCGATCGAGCGTGCCAAGCGACTCGTCGAGCAGGGCAAGGACGTGGTGGTGCTACTCGACTCGATCACCCGACTGGGCCGCGCCTACAACAACGCCTCGCCGGCGTCGGGGCGCATCCTCTCCGGTGGTGTCGACTCGACGGCGCTGTACCCGCCGAAGCGCTTCCTGGGCGCCGCCCGCAACATCGAGCACGGCGGATCGCTGACCATCATCGCCTCGGCGCTGGTGGAGACCGGTTCGACCGGTGACACCGTCATCTTCGAGGAGTTCAAGGGCACCGGCAACGCCGAGCTCAAGCTCGACCGCAAGATCGCCGAGCGCCGGGTCTTCCCGGCCGTCGACGTCAACCTGTCGAGCACCCGCAAGGACGAGCTGCTGCTGTCCCCGGAGGAGTTCTCGATCGTCCACAAGCTGCGCCGCGTCCTGTCCGGTCTGGACAGCCACCAGGCGATCGACCTGCTGATCAGCCAGCTGAAAAAGACGAAGAACAACGTCGAGTTCCTCATGCAGGTGCAGAAGAACACCCCGGGCGCGCTCAACGACAACGACTGA
- a CDS encoding heme transporter — MSEPDQTGPNETSHSPGDCRCPNPRCHRLAGATSDLDELLAAPGVTASVVDGPVGTLADALPLLDQIVGVTAAGPVITNDLGIHRRPSYRDDPLHGGAEGISLRINPDMLGTVLVTEPTPHAPPTLRIFDRDGNAVHVTYLVEGSDRLAFEALSLSRSSDIDLLDELSPERRRPVEVFPVPVDDEAPLDTDQLGLFDSILADGGRSRLDALRTVPAPGFARVCSRRVIAALSHAAALTMPMTTCAAATGCLQIRHDRLDGSRERYGSMVLASRGARTMINFNVVDECWVTSATGVWGATAAIELYDREGRCCFVATQTGPVDLTTYEAWQTLTGELADA, encoded by the coding sequence ATGAGCGAACCGGACCAGACCGGCCCGAACGAGACCTCCCACTCCCCCGGCGACTGTCGCTGCCCGAATCCGCGCTGCCACCGCTTGGCGGGGGCGACGAGCGATCTCGACGAGCTGCTGGCGGCTCCCGGCGTCACCGCCTCCGTCGTCGACGGACCGGTCGGCACGCTCGCCGACGCACTGCCCCTGCTCGACCAGATCGTCGGCGTCACCGCGGCGGGTCCGGTCATCACCAACGACCTGGGCATCCACCGCCGGCCGTCGTACCGCGACGACCCGCTGCACGGTGGCGCCGAGGGGATCTCCCTGCGGATCAACCCCGACATGCTGGGCACCGTGCTGGTGACCGAACCGACCCCCCACGCACCGCCGACCCTGCGGATCTTCGACCGTGACGGGAACGCGGTCCACGTCACCTATCTCGTCGAGGGGTCGGACCGCCTCGCCTTCGAGGCGCTGAGCCTGTCGCGCTCCAGCGACATCGACCTGCTCGACGAGCTCTCGCCGGAACGGCGGCGGCCGGTGGAGGTGTTCCCGGTGCCGGTCGACGACGAGGCGCCGTTGGACACCGATCAACTCGGCCTGTTCGACTCGATCCTCGCCGACGGCGGGCGGTCCCGCCTCGACGCCCTGCGCACGGTCCCCGCACCGGGGTTCGCCCGGGTGTGCTCGCGCCGCGTCATCGCCGCGCTGAGCCACGCGGCCGCGCTGACCATGCCGATGACCACGTGTGCCGCCGCGACCGGCTGCCTGCAGATCCGGCACGACCGGCTGGACGGGTCCCGCGAGCGCTACGGTTCGATGGTGCTCGCATCACGCGGGGCCCGCACGATGATCAACTTCAACGTCGTCGACGAGTGCTGGGTGACCAGCGCGACCGGCGTCTGGGGTGCCACGGCGGCGATCGAGTTGTATGACCGCGAGGGACGCTGCTGCTTCGTGGCCACCCAAACCGGCCCGGTCGACCTGACCACCTACGAGGCCTGGCAGACGCTCACCGGGGAATTGGCCGACGCCTAG